One window from the genome of Moorena sp. SIOASIH encodes:
- a CDS encoding tetratricopeptide repeat protein produces the protein MTTPPLDEALKTYEIALDNLEDSASPMSEEQILAVLNARDFVHAAGQAQVYPSYHQQKKLVALDVRLKQNAWQISKVIDFSSWRTSLEPPDTAWWWHLETEPELARWQWWDWLWRGLSIAGWTANLGLLIDLLPRFLIAGTGFAGAVAIAFPSLLTLLQAISELTETGQEGFDKLLIRLGIPKHFHAEAQLGATELLLLILLGFNFYLPNFSNFSNKRGFENYKQGQLASAEAHYQQALALNPDNVKAHYNLALVYEDLQQFEKARTQYQFAVKGHFVKAYNNLGRLHIINNKPSLAIPLLLDGLDRAGQASIKVKYDLMKNLGWARFKQQRWYEAEKFILGAVSLGSSQEGSKRISNRGSSHCLLAQVYQKQNQKTKALTQWQKCCQLGSSANPDEDLWLGLAHQKLKEDNQSCGQNNRKP, from the coding sequence ATGACTACTCCTCCCTTAGATGAGGCTCTCAAGACTTACGAAATAGCCCTTGATAACCTGGAAGATTCAGCATCACCGATGTCTGAAGAGCAAATTCTAGCAGTTTTAAATGCTAGGGATTTTGTTCACGCTGCTGGTCAGGCACAAGTTTACCCTTCTTATCACCAACAAAAAAAGCTTGTTGCCTTGGATGTGCGCCTCAAACAAAATGCTTGGCAGATCAGCAAAGTTATTGATTTTTCTAGCTGGCGAACTAGTTTGGAACCCCCAGACACAGCTTGGTGGTGGCATTTAGAAACAGAACCGGAGCTTGCCCGCTGGCAATGGTGGGATTGGTTATGGCGAGGATTGAGCATTGCTGGCTGGACGGCGAATCTTGGCTTGTTAATCGACCTTCTGCCTCGTTTTCTGATAGCAGGCACTGGATTTGCGGGAGCAGTAGCAATTGCTTTTCCTAGTCTTTTGACCTTATTACAAGCGATAAGCGAACTAACGGAAACCGGACAAGAAGGATTTGATAAATTATTAATCCGACTGGGTATTCCCAAGCATTTTCATGCGGAAGCCCAGCTCGGGGCGACGGAGTTATTACTGCTAATCTTACTAGGTTTTAACTTTTATCTGCCCAATTTTTCTAATTTCTCCAATAAAAGAGGTTTTGAAAACTATAAGCAAGGTCAACTAGCCAGTGCTGAAGCCCACTATCAGCAAGCCTTAGCCCTTAATCCTGATAATGTCAAAGCTCACTACAACTTAGCTTTGGTTTACGAAGATTTACAACAGTTTGAAAAAGCCAGAACTCAATACCAATTCGCCGTAAAAGGCCATTTTGTAAAAGCTTATAACAACTTAGGTCGCTTGCATATTATTAACAACAAACCTTCCTTAGCTATCCCCCTACTCTTAGACGGTTTAGATAGGGCTGGGCAAGCAAGCATCAAAGTTAAATACGACCTGATGAAAAACTTGGGTTGGGCAAGGTTTAAGCAACAGCGCTGGTATGAAGCGGAGAAATTTATCCTGGGTGCTGTTTCTCTAGGAAGTAGTCAAGAAGGTAGTAAACGAATCTCTAATCGAGGTTCATCCCACTGCTTATTAGCCCAGGTTTATCAAAAACAAAACCAGAAAACCAAAGCCCTTACCCAGTGGCAAAAATGTTGTCAATTGGGGTCAAGTGCTAATCCTGATGAGGATCTGTGGCTGGGCTTAGCTCATCAAAAATTAAAGGAGGACAATCAATCATGTGGTCAAAACAATCGAAAACCTTAA